TTAGTCCGGGGCATGGCGCTTTCTGTTTAGGCACAGGCAATCGTGCGTCGGCCTTTTGGGAAAGCCGCCGAAGGGGGTAACAGATAAGCTGCCCGAGGCTAAGTCCTTAGCGTGGAAGGGCAATCACAGCAGGGTTGAAAAGGAGAGGCAAAGTCGGGCTGGCGGTAACCAGCGGCTGAAGGGGCGGCAGAAGACCTGTCCAAGAACCTTGGATTGCCGCACCGGTCCTATATTGACCGATGGGCGTCCGGTTTGTCTGCACTTGGGCGCGAGGCACGAATGATTAATACGAGAGGAAATGTCTGACAAGCCTGTAAAGGTGGGCCAAGGCTGCGATGTCCTAGTCCCCGAAGGCCTGTACGGAGCCGCCATGCACCTGAGGTGCGGCTCCTCTCTTTTCCACCGAGGGAAAGTGGATGTCTGTCGCTGCCATAGGTATAAATACCTGTGACTCTAGTATATACTCGGTAATCTGGGGAAAGTTCGGATAATGCAGGGGATTTTCCGGCATAATACCATTCCTATCTAACTTGGTCTAAAATGAGCCAACACTTATGAGAACCAAAATATGACCTTCATGAGATTGATAAATTTTTGAGCGGTGAGCTGGTTGCCTAAATCCAGATGCTACAGGCACTACCCTGTTGAGAACAGCCAAAGTTTGATACGCACCCACTGGTGGCTTGTCAAAGACGGGTGGGGTATGTATTCTGGATGGAAACCTTTTAGGCCTGACTGGGTACCCTGAGTTTTGGTAGGCCCTCTTTTGTTGATGTCATCCGTATAGTAATTGAATCCCTCCTTTGCAGATTGGAACCCGTGCCGCCGCCTCTCCGTTTCCATGCAGTCTTCGCATCAAATACACTATTTGGCAGAGAGTATGCAACCACGAAACCCGAAAGAGGAGCCTTCACAACCACAGTTATATTTTTAAAAGCCCTTTAGAGAAATCTGAAGGGCTTTTTTGTTTCTGCCGCGTACACATTCACGCACAACTCCAGCTTACACCTCCTCTTGCTTCTTCATTTTCCTTTCCAATAAAATTCCTAAAACCTTATATTTCAATTAAATTCCATATATAATCCTATTACATCCTATATAAATAATTAATTATCAGCTATATCCACACATTCTATTTTATTTTATTCTATTTTTGCATTTCCCTTTCAGCTTTTGAGAAACGCATATTCATGTCACAATTAACTACCACTCATGCCATCATGAGTTGGAGAGAAGAAGACAGCCTGCTGAGCGCTAAATGGTGCGGAGCTGTCTTCAGCCGAGAGTTTCAGCAGATAGCCCAGGCTTTGTTGGAAAAGACGGAGGCCTTTCACCTTCACAAGTGGTTTCTGCACCTGGAAGAGATGCAGGAGATTGACTTTACAGATGAGAACTGGCTGTTCACACACTGGCTGGAGAACTTCTTAAACCTGCCCATCCAAAAATTAGCACTCATCCCGTCTAAGTACCTGGACAACCACATGTCCATAGAGCAACTCATCAAGATGGCGCAGATTATTAAGCCGTTGGACGTGCAGTTCTTTACCGAGGAGAGGGAGGCGCTACTTTGGCTTCAGGAAAGACCTCAGACAGACTACACGGCATTTTTTACCGAAAATTAACCTCAGAGGCGCTCTGCTTCAGGAGTTTCTGGTACCTTTGCACCCACTTCCATAACCTAATTACATGAGAACATTCTTACGCCCTCTCCTGCTGGTACTTCTGGTGGGTTGGTCAAGTGTTTCAAGCGTACTTGCCCAGTCTGCCCCACCCGCCAACCTGGCAGGATCAGAACTTAAATCATGGCTTCGTCAGAACTGGTATGACGGCAAGCGGGTAGTGCTGAGCTACAGCGCCGCCAGAGGCAAAATGTACAACTACGTAGACAACTACGACAACAAGGTGACCTGTGTCTACTCCGGCTACCAGGAGAGCAACCCCTACAGCGAAACCAACTCTACTCCCTCTCTAAGCGCCTTGAACTGTGAGCACACCGTGCCCCAGTCCTGGTTTAACGAGGTAGAGCGCATGAGAACCGACATCCACCACCTGTTCCCCACCGTGGAGCAGTGGAACAGTGACCGCGGCAGCGACCCGTTTGCGGAGATTCCCGATGCCCAGACCCAGAAATGGATAAGATTGCTGGCTTTCCAGACCGCCATCCCTACGTCTAACATTGACGAGTACAGTGAAGATACGGGCACCCAGTTTGAACCGCGTGAGGACCATAAAGGAAACTTAGCCCGCGCGGTTTTCTATTTTTACACCATGCACGAAGGCCAGACCTTTGACGCCGGCAAAAACGTACCCAGCGCCGTTGCTGATATGCAGACTTTGTATAGCTGGCACCTGAAAGACCCGGTAGACGCCCGTGAGCTAGAGCGCAACGGCCGCGTACAACAGGCCCAGGGAAACCGCAATCCATACATTGACTACCCAGAGTTGGTGGCCCGTGCCTATGGCTTTGCCGCAGTGGCCTGCTCGGCCACCACGGCCGCCAGCCAGCCTACCTTCTCTGAAGCCACGCCAACCTCGTTCAAATTAACCTGGACCAGCGGCAGCGGCGACCGACGCCTGGTGGTAGTGCGCGAAGCCTCAGCGGTTAACTTCACTCCTGCCGGCGCTTACACAGCGGGTGTGAACGCAGATTTCTCTTTGGCCACTGACCAAGGTAGCGGGCAGAAGATTGTCTACAACAACACCGGCGACTCTGTCACCGTGACCGGCCTGACCGCTACCAAGACCTACCATGTTCAGATTTTTGAATACTGCAGCTCAGACAACACCTACAGCACTGCCCCGGCACCAATCGGCCAGGTGACTTTGCCAGATTATGCCTGCCAGGGAGCTCCTACGCAGAATGTAAGCAGCGTTGTCTCTTCTACCATCACTTCTACCGGCTTCACTCTTTCTATGACCGCAGGCAATGGAGACGGACGCTTGGTATTGATAAAAGAAGCCCAGGCAGGAACGTTTGCCCCGCTGGCAGGCACCAGCTACACCGGCGCCAACAGCAACTACGGTCAGGCGGCAACCCAGGCAGACGGCTCTCGCCTGCTGTATGTGGGCAACGGCACCCAACTCACCGTAACTGGCCTTAAAACCGACACCGAATACCACGTAGCCATTTTTGAAAGCTGCTCTAACGGCTGGCAGTATGCTGCTACGCCGGCGGCGCTTCAGGTGAAAACCTTGCCAGGCGGCGGCGGACCGCTTCCTACCGGCGTTCTGGCGCGTCAGACGTTTGAAGAAACGGCTACAGACGGCTGGGAAGTAACTTCGGGCTTCACTAGCTCTACAGTCAACACGGGTACACCTGCCAACCAGCGCATTCACGGAGGCACCAAGTCCTTGCAAGTAACCACTACGGCGCAGGAGGTTGTCTTCAAATCGGTGACTACTACTGGCTACAAAGACGTGCTGGTTGAATTGTTCAACAGCTCCGTATCTACCACTACCGGCAACGGCATTGAGGCGGGTGATTACCTGGAGGTGTACACCGCCCTGAATGGTGCTACCTTCTCTGCTACGCCAGACATCAAAATCACCGGAGACGCTTCTGACAACAATGCCCGGTACGGCATGGACGGCACGCTTCTATTAGAGACCATGGCCGGCACGCCGTTGGTGAAAACTTTCACGGGTGCAGCGCTTCCTACCATTACCGCAGAAAACGCCCCTTCCAGATTACTGGTGAAAATCCCAGACGGGACTACCTCTGTGCAGCTGAAAGTGGCATTGAAAACCAGTTCAGACAAAGAATTCCTGAACATTGATGACGTGACCTTGTATGGCAACCCGTTGACCACTACCGGCCTTCCGCAGGAACTGGAAGCGCAGCTGCTGGTATATCCTAACCCGGCCCACGGCGTGGTAACAGTTAAGGCTCCGGCTGCCCTCAAGATTCAGCGCATACAGGTATTGAACGCCATAGGAAAAACAGTGCATAGCACCACTGCGGCTTCTAAAAATTCGTCTACTACTCTAGACTTGCGCCATCTGCCGGCAGGTGTTTACTTCTTACAAGTATTCACGCCACAAGGCACTTCTACCAGACGCATAGTACTGAAGTAGAAGAACCAGCCCATAAAAAAAGCGGGCTGCCCACGTGGGCAGCCCGCTTTTTTTATGGGCAATAGTAAGCTACTTGGCTGACTTAGTTGTTATGGTTTAGATTCTCCTTCGGGCCGGGCCTGCAGCTTTTGCAAGTAGGTGGCCTTTAAGGCGGCCAGGCGGGTAAGGGCGGCTTTTTTGAAATCCTCAATAGAAAGGAAACCTGCCTCTGCATCGTTGACACGAGTTGCCCCTGCTGCCTTCTTTTGCACAAGCGCCGTAGATTCTTCGTTCCCTTTCCCCCAATACAGCATAGCAGTAATTCTTTTAAATGACCCTACAAAAATATCCAATCGCACGCGCCGCCTTTTGCTTTTTGGCTGTACAGCGGGCAGACCTCGGTGAACGGGCACATAAACCAGTTAAACGAAAATAAATCCAATTAAGCCACGCACTCACAGGCCATTTTTGCTGTTTCCTCTAAAAAGGTTTATTTTTACCGATGCCGTTTTCAGCCTGATTCCTGAAAAATTGCCCAAAAACGAAGTCCATGCCCTTACTCCCTGCCAGCCCCTACCGTGCCCCTTTTTTTCTCTTTAACGGGCACTTGCAGACCATCCTGCCCAGTACTCTGCGCAAGGCACCAGCGGTCTCCTATACCCGTGAGCGCATTGATACCCCGGATCAGGATTTCCTGGACCTGGACTGGTCAATTGTGGGCTCCAGCACCCTGGTGGTTGTGTCCCATGGCTTGGAGGGAGACACGCAGCGGCCGTACATGAAGGGCATGGTGAAGGCGGCCAATCAAACCGGCTGGGACGCTCTGGCCTGGAACTACCGAAGCTGTAGCGGCGAGCCCAACCACCTGCTCCGCTCCTACCACATGGGCGTGATGGAAGACCTGCACCTGGTCATTGAGCACGCCCTGGCCAAACATCGCTATGAAACGGTGTACCTGGTGGGTTTTAGCATGGGCGGCAACCTTACGCTCAACTACCTGTCACAATGGGCCGACAAAGTACCTATGCAGGTGAAACGGGCGGCGGTCTTCTCGGTGCCCTGCCACATGAGCAGCGCCTGTGCCCAGCTGGCCAAGCCCCAGAACCGCATTTACATGCGCCGCTTTTTGAACACGCTGCACCAGAAACTGAAGTTGAAAGCCCAGAAGTTCACGGTGGACCTGGCAGACTACCACCAGATAAAAACCTTTGAGCAGTTTGATGACCGCTACACCGCCCCGCTGCACGGCTTTAAAGATGCGGCTGACTATTATGCGCGCTGCAGCTCCTCTTTGCATTTGAAACACCTTCGGCTGCCCACGCTATTGGTAAATGCCAAGAATGACCCGTTCCTGTCACCTGAATGTTTTCCCGTGGAACAGGCCCAGCAGAACCCCAATCTCTACCTGGAGATGCCAGAGTCCGGCGGACACGTAGGCTTTGCCGAAAGCTTTTTCACCGGCATCTATTATTCAGAGCGCAGGGCCATTGAGTTTTTGCAGGGCCGGGTATAAGTCGTTTTTGGGCTTTTTCCTGGAAAACAGGCCAAAAACGAAGGATGCTTCAGGTGGAGCCGTTCTTGGTTGTTAGTTATTTGTTGTTCGAGGAAAGGATGAAATTTGGAAAGCCCTTGAGCTGGCAGGTTCCCGGCATTTAAGATACATTGAAAGTCCCTATAACTTCTTGGGTTATCAATGGATGAAGCCGGAGCAGGTTATTTTCTTTCACTTGCGCATCAGAAACGCTAACAGCCCTTTCACGAAGCTAGCTGCATTTTCTACTGGCATCATCAAACCAGATTAAGCCGTTTTTGGGCTGTTTCCTGGAAAACATGCCAAAAACGACGAGGCCCATAGGTTGTACCTATGGGCCTCGTCGTTAAAAGGACTCAGGACTCGCAACTCAGAACTCTCTTATGCCATCTCAAAGATTTTGCCGGGGTTGAGGATGCCGTGCGGGTCAAAGGTTTTCTTGATGCCCCGCATGAGCTCAAACTGCTTTTCCTGCAGGGCAATGTGCATGTAGGGCTTCTGCACCAGGCCTATGCCGTGCTCGCCAGAGATGGTGCCGCCCAGGGCCACGCACAGCCTGAAGAGCTCTTTTATTCCCTCAGTGAGCTTGTTGTTCCAGTCCTCGTCAGACATGTCACCTTTGATGATGTTGATGTGCAGGTTGCCGTCACCGGCGTGGCCGTAGCAAACCGACTTGAAATTATAGCGCTGGCCAATCTCTTTCACGCCTTTCAACAGGGCTGGCAGCTCGGCACGAGGCACCACGGTGTCTTCTTCTTTGTAGATGGAATTGTAGCGCACCGCGTTGCCCACGTTGCGACGCAGACGCCAGATGTCTTCTTTCTGGGCTTCGGTGTCCGCCAGCAGTACCTCGCCGGTGTTAAACTGCTCCAGTACGCCGTACACGCGCTCGGCATCCTGGTAGAGCAAATCCAGATCCCAACCGTCCAGTTCAATGATGAGGTGAGACTCAATGTCCTCGGGCAGGGGCACGTCAATCTTGAGGTAGTCTGAGGACCATTGCAAAGCCTCGCGCTCCATGAACTCCAGCCCAGATGGCGTAATGCCGGCCATGAAGATCTGCGCCACGGCGGCGCATGCTTCTTCTGAGGACCTGAACGGCACCAGCATGACCACATTCTTCGGCGGAAACGGAATAAGCTTGAACACGATTTTGGTGATGATGCCCAAGGTTCCCTCAGAGCCAATCATGAGGTGCGTAAGGTTATAACCCGTGGAGTATTTTAAGACGTTGGCGCCCGTCCAGATGATTTCGCCGGTAGGCAAGACCACCTCCATGTTGAGTACATAGTCCCGCGTCACGCCATATTTGACCGCTTTGGGTCCGCCCGAGGACATGCTCAGATTGCCTCCCAGAAAACAACTGCCCTTGCTGGCCGGGTCTGGCGGGTAGAACAGGCCTTTGGCTTTGACGGCGTTCTGAAACTCCTCGTTCACCACGCCGGGTTCTACGGTGGCCTGCAGGTTGCGCTCATCAATCTGTATGATTTTGTTGAACCGCTCCATGGAGAGCACCACCCCGCCGTGCACGGGAAGCGCGCCGCCGCTCAGGCCGGTGCCTGCTCCCCGGGGGGTGAGGGGAATGTACTGCTCATGGCAGAGACGCGCTATCTGACTCACCTCCTGGGTATTAACCGGCTTTACCACCACCTCTGGGTAGTAGTGCAGGTCTTCGGTCTCATCATGGGCATAGCGTTTTACCTCTTCTGGCGTGGCAGCGGTGAGCACATACGCCTCACCTACAATCTGCTGCAAAGTGGCTACTATTTCTGGGGTGACGGGGTTAAATTTCATTTTATAAAAAGACTGAAAGAAGTAACTTTAACGTTCCAAGGAAAACTTTTGCTAAGGTAAAGCTTTGACTACATTCTCTAAACACTCAACGCTACTTCTGTTAGGACTCCTTTTTTTGGCGGCCTCCTGCGGCAAGTCTTCTTATTCTACGTTCAGCAAACCAGAGGAGACGTACCGGTCTGCGCAGGAGATTGCTGAGCTCAAAAAGGCCGAGCGGCAGCAGCGGCGCATGGCCAAGAAATCTGGCTTCTTCTCCAAAACAAAGAAGAAAGAAGGGCTTGTCAAAATTAAAACCAAACCCGCCAGAAACAGCCGTAGCAGCAAAGACGCCGTGTACAGCAGCAAAAAAGTGGCCACGGTCATTTCTACGGCCCGCTCTTACAGGGGCACTCCCTACAAGTTTGGCGGCACCACCCGCGTGGGCATGGACTGTTCTGGCCTGCTGTGCACCTCATTCCAGGCCATTGACGTAAAGCTGCCCCGCACCTCTAGTGAACAGAGCCGCTACGGCCCCACGGTGAGCACCCGTGAGCTGCGCGCCGGCGACCTGGTTTTCTTCAGTTCCACGCAAAGCCCCAGCAACATTACGCACGCCGGCATCATCACAGAGGTGGTCAATGACAATGAGATTTATTTCATCCATTCCTCTACCTCCCTGGGCGTGAAAGAAGACAACCTGTTTGCCCCTTATTATAAAAAGAACTTCATAAAAGCGGTTAGGCCCGGTATCTAGTACCAACGGCCAGCCGCTTTTTTATTTGTCTGTTAACACCAGGCCGTTTTCTTTAAGGAGTTTGCAAGAATCAAAGCCTTGCGGTGAGCATCTCACAGCAGGAAACCCAGTTACCCACTACTTATTGAAGCAATTGTGGATAAGTGCTACAGTTTCTTGCAATTATGTTGAATAAATACTTGGCATGTAAAGTAAATAAGTAGTTATCTTTGTAGTGTCAACTCACTGACCAACCTCATGATCTCTTTCCATTGGAGATTTCTTTCTTCCTCCCAAAGAAGTTCCGTTAGCATTCTTAATGTTAACATAACAATACCCTTACCCGCTTTTTCACTAACCCGTTTTACTTTTGTTCAAAAAAAACCCTTTATGAAGTTTAAGTTACAAAGAATTTTGTGCGTAGTTCCTTTGCTGCTGCTGTTTGTCACGACGGCATTTGCACAAAGGACTATTAGAGGCAAGGTAGTGGATGCTACCACACAAGAGTCATTGCCAGGAGCCTCTGTGGCTGTTAAAGGCGGCACAGATGGTGTCACTACAGACGTAGACGGTACTTTTGCGTTAAAAACCTCTGCTGAGAACGTAACCCTGGTAGTAAACTACATTGGCTATGTGCAGCAAGAAGTGTCTGTTTCTGGTTCTAACGCCGGAACCATCAAGTTAAAGGCTACTGAAAGCAGCGTAAACGAGGTACTGGTAACGGCTAACAGCTACGCCATTGACCGTGAGACGCCAGTGGCCATGTCTACCATCACCAGCGAGGTGATTGCAGAGAGAATTGGTAACCAAGAGTTCCCAGAGGTTTTGAAGTCTACGCCAGGTGTGTACGCTACTAAGTCTGGTGGTGGATTTGGTGACTCCAGAATCAACGTGAGAGGTTTCCAGAGCCAGAACGTGGCCGTTATGATCAACGGTGTTCCGGTAAACGACATGGAAAACGGTTCTGTTTACTGGTCTAACTGGGCTGGTCTGTCTGACGTGACGCGCTCTATGCAGGTACAAAGAGGTTTGGGTGCTTCTAAAGTAGCCGTTCCTTCTATTGGTGGTACCATCAACATCATGACTAGAACTACAGACGCTATCAAAGGCGGTAGCATCTTCCAGGGTTTTGGAAACAACGGCTACCTGAAAACCGGCGTTTCTCTTTCTACTGGTTTAACAGAGAACGGCTGGGCTGTTTCTGTGGCTGGTTCTAAGAGCGAAGGCAACGGCTGGGCCGAAGGTCTTGAGTTTGAAGCCTACAACTACTTCTTCAACGTTTCTAAAAACCTGAACGACAAGCACGTATTGTCATTGACTGGTTTTGGTGCACCACAGGTTCACGGTCAGAGACAAACCAGATTGCCTATTGAAACTTACAGAAATGCCCCACAAGGCCTTAAGTTCAACCCAGACTGGGGTGTGAAAGACGGCAAAGTGGTAAACGTAGAAGACAACTTCTACCACAAGCCACAGTTCTCTTTGAACCACTACTGGACCATTGATGAGACTTCTTTCTTGTCTACAGCTGCTTACGCCTCTGTGGGTACTGGTGGTGGTGGAGCCTTCACAGGAACTCTTCCTAGAACTGGCAACCAATACTCTCCTTATGACCTGGATGCCGCCGTTAACGCGAACGTAGCCTCAGCTGACGGACGTGCGCTTTCTTTCCTGAGAGCCTCTAGAAACGACCACAACTGGTACGGTATATTGAGCACCTACCAAAAAGGAGTAAGCGAAAACTTTGACCTTTTGGGCGGTATTGACTTCAGATACTACCATGGCAAGCACTTTACAGAAGTAACAGACCTCTTAGGTGCTGACTATGTATTGAATACCGCCAACGTAAACACTCCAAATGACAGAGCCCGCGTAGGTGACAAGATCAGCTACTGGAACGATGGTATTGTTCTATGGGAAGGTGGTTTCTTGCAAGGTGAATACAAGACGGGTCCTTTGGCCACCTTCGTGTCCTTAGCTGCCTCTAACACTTCTTACAAGAGAATTGACTACTTCCTGTACAAAGACGAAGATCCAATGCAGGAGACTGCCTTCCAGAACTTCTTCGGTTATCAGGTGAAAGGTGGTGCTAACTACAACCTTACTGAAACCCACAACATCTTCGGTAACGCAGGTTACTTCACCAGAGCTCCCTTCTTCAACGCGGTATTCCTGAACAACTCAAACGTTGTGAACGAAGATGCCCAGAACGAGAAAATCCTGAGCTTTGAGCTAGGCTATGGTTACAGAACTTCTATGTTCAGCGCCAACATCAACGCCTACAGAACCACCTGGCAAGACAGATCTTTCACAAGACGTTACGCTGGTGCCACTCCAGGAACTTTCTTCTTCGCCAACTTGCTAGGCGTTGACGCTATTCACCAAGGGGTTGAGTTGGACTTCAGCTTCCGTCCTATCCAGAAATTGACCGTTCAAGGTATGATGTCTGTGGGTGACTGGAGATGGTTGAACAACCTGGATGCCGTTACAGTAACAGATGAGACGCAAACCGTTACCAGAACCATTGGGCCAATCTACATGAAAGACCTGAAAGTGGGTGATGCCGCTCAGAAAACTGCCGCTCTTCGTCTTGACTATGAGTTGATGCCAGACTTCAAAGTGGGTGCTGACTACAACTACTACGGTGACTTCACCGCTGATTTTGACCCATCTACTTTGTTAGAGGCTGACTTGAAGCCTTGGCAAGCTCCTAACTACGGCCTGCTTGACCTGAACGCTGTATTTAGATTCAAAATCGGGAACTTAAACGCCTCTCTAATTGGTAATGTAAACAACGTCCTGAACACTGAGTATATCTCTGACGCTCAGGCTACTTTCACTGCCGTAGAGAATGGCCCGGACATTAGCAATGCTTCTAACTCTAGCGTGTTCTACGGAGTAGGCAGAACTTGGACTACAAGCTTTAAAATTAACTTCTAAGAATACATGAAAAAGATATTCTATTTCCTTTCTACCCTTATGGTCGTTTTTTCTTCCTGCGACCCTATGGAGGATACTTATGAAGAGTTAGACGCTCTTCCGCGTGCCCAGGCAGAATTTAGAAAAGTGAACATCACTCTTTCTAAGGAGAACTACGAGTCCTTCAAGACTGCTCCAAGCACGGTTAACAAAGGCTTGTACTTTACCTCTGAAGCGGAAGCAGGTAGCATTGTTCCTAGCTACTTAAACACTGCCTACGGACAACTGGAAGAAGGCGACATCATCAATGTAACCTACAACCAGTTCGTTTCTGCCCAGACAAACGCCGTTTCTTCTAGAGAGACGTACACTGTAACGGCAGAAGATTATACGGCTGCTGGCATTAGCAACAGCCGTTTTAACCTGGCCAACGGAGATGCAGACGCCATCAAGTTCTTGAACTACAAGTACCCAGGTGCTGCTGAAGGCAAATTGGTGGTGCTTACCTTTAACGGGTACAACTCCAACGTAAGCTCTACCGCTGTTGAGATGACAGACTCTTTCTACTTCATCAACGGTGCCTGGGCAAACGCTTACCACGTAACAGATGCAGACTATACTTCTGTAGACAACGGTCGTTATAAAAACTTCTCTAGCTCGCTAGATGACCAATTGCCAAGTTTCTTCAACAAGTTCTTGTCACAGTCTGTATTGGCTCCTAAAACCGGTGAAATCAGATACGTGAGCTACAAGTACTTTAGCGGTGGCGTTACCCAGCAAGCGGTAACGGCTATGCAGTACAATGGCACCATGTGGGTGAAAGCTCCATCTGTGGTAACTGTTCCGGCTACGTTGGCCTTCTCTAGAACCAACGGCACCTGGAAGCCAGATTTGACCATCAGATACACCATGGTTCCTGCTGACTACACTTGGATTTCAACTCAACCGAGCCTTGGAACAGAAGCACAAAGAACCAACCTTGGTAGCTTTGGTAACTTCTACATGAGCTTTGCCGGCAATGACTACAACTGGTCAGATGCCAACTTGGTAACAGCGCTTGCAGGCTTCCTGAAATACAAGTTCCCGAACGCGGAAGTTGGTCAGAAAGTAGCACTTACCTATGTATTCTATAAGAGCGGTGCCAAAGTAGGTACGCTTACTTTCCAAAAACAAGCCTCTGGCGAGTTTACTTTGGTTAAGTAAGGATTGCTGAACAAATAATAAGAAAAGCCCTGCTATAATAGCGGGGCTTTTTTTGGCTTGTGGGCACTAGAAAATAAAGGGAGAAATTTTACAGGAATTTGCCCTCTACATTTGGCAGTTCTCAAAAAGCCTGTTACTTTTGCATCACTAACCCGGGGGATTAGCTCAGCTGGCTAGAGCGCTTGCATGGCATGCAAGAGGTCATCGGTTCGACTCCGATATTCTCCACTAAAAGCCTTACTCAAACGAGTGAGGCTTTTTTTATTTCTTTATCTTAAAGTAATCTTGCCCTTCTGGTGCA
The nucleotide sequence above comes from Nibribacter ruber. Encoded proteins:
- a CDS encoding endonuclease; this encodes MRTFLRPLLLVLLVGWSSVSSVLAQSAPPANLAGSELKSWLRQNWYDGKRVVLSYSAARGKMYNYVDNYDNKVTCVYSGYQESNPYSETNSTPSLSALNCEHTVPQSWFNEVERMRTDIHHLFPTVEQWNSDRGSDPFAEIPDAQTQKWIRLLAFQTAIPTSNIDEYSEDTGTQFEPREDHKGNLARAVFYFYTMHEGQTFDAGKNVPSAVADMQTLYSWHLKDPVDARELERNGRVQQAQGNRNPYIDYPELVARAYGFAAVACSATTAASQPTFSEATPTSFKLTWTSGSGDRRLVVVREASAVNFTPAGAYTAGVNADFSLATDQGSGQKIVYNNTGDSVTVTGLTATKTYHVQIFEYCSSDNTYSTAPAPIGQVTLPDYACQGAPTQNVSSVVSSTITSTGFTLSMTAGNGDGRLVLIKEAQAGTFAPLAGTSYTGANSNYGQAATQADGSRLLYVGNGTQLTVTGLKTDTEYHVAIFESCSNGWQYAATPAALQVKTLPGGGGPLPTGVLARQTFEETATDGWEVTSGFTSSTVNTGTPANQRIHGGTKSLQVTTTAQEVVFKSVTTTGYKDVLVELFNSSVSTTTGNGIEAGDYLEVYTALNGATFSATPDIKITGDASDNNARYGMDGTLLLETMAGTPLVKTFTGAALPTITAENAPSRLLVKIPDGTTSVQLKVALKTSSDKEFLNIDDVTLYGNPLTTTGLPQELEAQLLVYPNPAHGVVTVKAPAALKIQRIQVLNAIGKTVHSTTAASKNSSTTLDLRHLPAGVYFLQVFTPQGTSTRRIVLK
- a CDS encoding YheT family hydrolase is translated as MPLLPASPYRAPFFLFNGHLQTILPSTLRKAPAVSYTRERIDTPDQDFLDLDWSIVGSSTLVVVSHGLEGDTQRPYMKGMVKAANQTGWDALAWNYRSCSGEPNHLLRSYHMGVMEDLHLVIEHALAKHRYETVYLVGFSMGGNLTLNYLSQWADKVPMQVKRAAVFSVPCHMSSACAQLAKPQNRIYMRRFLNTLHQKLKLKAQKFTVDLADYHQIKTFEQFDDRYTAPLHGFKDAADYYARCSSSLHLKHLRLPTLLVNAKNDPFLSPECFPVEQAQQNPNLYLEMPESGGHVGFAESFFTGIYYSERRAIEFLQGRV
- a CDS encoding TonB-dependent receptor produces the protein MKFKLQRILCVVPLLLLFVTTAFAQRTIRGKVVDATTQESLPGASVAVKGGTDGVTTDVDGTFALKTSAENVTLVVNYIGYVQQEVSVSGSNAGTIKLKATESSVNEVLVTANSYAIDRETPVAMSTITSEVIAERIGNQEFPEVLKSTPGVYATKSGGGFGDSRINVRGFQSQNVAVMINGVPVNDMENGSVYWSNWAGLSDVTRSMQVQRGLGASKVAVPSIGGTINIMTRTTDAIKGGSIFQGFGNNGYLKTGVSLSTGLTENGWAVSVAGSKSEGNGWAEGLEFEAYNYFFNVSKNLNDKHVLSLTGFGAPQVHGQRQTRLPIETYRNAPQGLKFNPDWGVKDGKVVNVEDNFYHKPQFSLNHYWTIDETSFLSTAAYASVGTGGGGAFTGTLPRTGNQYSPYDLDAAVNANVASADGRALSFLRASRNDHNWYGILSTYQKGVSENFDLLGGIDFRYYHGKHFTEVTDLLGADYVLNTANVNTPNDRARVGDKISYWNDGIVLWEGGFLQGEYKTGPLATFVSLAASNTSYKRIDYFLYKDEDPMQETAFQNFFGYQVKGGANYNLTETHNIFGNAGYFTRAPFFNAVFLNNSNVVNEDAQNEKILSFELGYGYRTSMFSANINAYRTTWQDRSFTRRYAGATPGTFFFANLLGVDAIHQGVELDFSFRPIQKLTVQGMMSVGDWRWLNNLDAVTVTDETQTVTRTIGPIYMKDLKVGDAAQKTAALRLDYELMPDFKVGADYNYYGDFTADFDPSTLLEADLKPWQAPNYGLLDLNAVFRFKIGNLNASLIGNVNNVLNTEYISDAQATFTAVENGPDISNASNSSVFYGVGRTWTTSFKINF
- a CDS encoding C40 family peptidase, producing MTTFSKHSTLLLLGLLFLAASCGKSSYSTFSKPEETYRSAQEIAELKKAERQQRRMAKKSGFFSKTKKKEGLVKIKTKPARNSRSSKDAVYSSKKVATVISTARSYRGTPYKFGGTTRVGMDCSGLLCTSFQAIDVKLPRTSSEQSRYGPTVSTRELRAGDLVFFSSTQSPSNITHAGIITEVVNDNEIYFIHSSTSLGVKEDNLFAPYYKKNFIKAVRPGI
- a CDS encoding FAD-binding oxidoreductase codes for the protein MKFNPVTPEIVATLQQIVGEAYVLTAATPEEVKRYAHDETEDLHYYPEVVVKPVNTQEVSQIARLCHEQYIPLTPRGAGTGLSGGALPVHGGVVLSMERFNKIIQIDERNLQATVEPGVVNEEFQNAVKAKGLFYPPDPASKGSCFLGGNLSMSSGGPKAVKYGVTRDYVLNMEVVLPTGEIIWTGANVLKYSTGYNLTHLMIGSEGTLGIITKIVFKLIPFPPKNVVMLVPFRSSEEACAAVAQIFMAGITPSGLEFMEREALQWSSDYLKIDVPLPEDIESHLIIELDGWDLDLLYQDAERVYGVLEQFNTGEVLLADTEAQKEDIWRLRRNVGNAVRYNSIYKEEDTVVPRAELPALLKGVKEIGQRYNFKSVCYGHAGDGNLHINIIKGDMSDEDWNNKLTEGIKELFRLCVALGGTISGEHGIGLVQKPYMHIALQEKQFELMRGIKKTFDPHGILNPGKIFEMA